The Peribacillus sp. FSL P2-0133 genome has a segment encoding these proteins:
- a CDS encoding branched-chain amino acid ABC transporter permease produces the protein MELIQQLVNGISLGSIYALIALGYTMVYGIVKLINFAHGDVFMVGSFVGFYAITVMDLSFIPALLISMVTCAIFGVLIERIAYKPLRNATRIAALITAIGVSLLIENGLIYIRGAQPEAYPNNVLPMDKLDILGVSISSQSILILSVSIILMIILQFVVHKTKIGKAMRAVSFDSEAAKLMGINVNNTISATFAIGSALAGAAGVIFGIYYIKIEPLMGVLPGLKAFVAAVLGGIGIIPGAMVGGLLLGVIEALVSAAGYSLWRDGVAFVVLILILIFLPQGLFGKNKREKV, from the coding sequence ATGGAACTGATTCAGCAATTGGTAAATGGCATTTCACTCGGAAGCATTTATGCTTTGATCGCTCTTGGTTATACGATGGTATATGGAATCGTCAAGCTCATCAACTTCGCCCATGGCGACGTATTCATGGTCGGTTCATTTGTAGGGTTTTACGCCATTACCGTAATGGACTTATCCTTCATCCCGGCTTTATTGATTTCGATGGTCACATGTGCCATCTTTGGCGTTTTAATCGAACGCATTGCTTATAAACCCCTTCGTAATGCAACACGGATTGCAGCCTTGATAACGGCCATCGGTGTTTCCCTTCTGATAGAAAATGGGCTGATTTACATCCGGGGCGCCCAGCCGGAAGCCTATCCAAATAATGTCCTTCCGATGGATAAACTCGATATATTGGGAGTTTCCATCAGCAGTCAATCGATATTGATCTTATCTGTTTCCATCATATTAATGATCATCCTACAATTCGTTGTCCATAAAACCAAAATCGGCAAAGCGATGCGTGCCGTTTCATTCGATTCCGAAGCTGCAAAGCTGATGGGAATCAATGTGAATAATACGATTTCAGCTACGTTCGCCATAGGTTCGGCCCTTGCAGGGGCGGCTGGTGTCATTTTTGGAATCTACTATATTAAAATCGAACCGTTGATGGGTGTCCTTCCTGGCCTTAAAGCATTTGTTGCAGCCGTCTTGGGCGGCATCGGCATCATTCCGGGAGCGATGGTCGGCGGTCTGCTGCTTGGAGTGATCGAAGCTTTGGTCAGTGCAGCCGGTTACTCATTATGGCGCGATGGTGTGGCTTTCGTCGTACTTATCTTGATTTTGATTTTCTTGCCGCAGGGACTGTTCGGTAAAAATAAAAGAGAAAAAGTATAG
- a CDS encoding ABC transporter substrate-binding protein: MKKKKLAGVFLSLSLVAGALAGCSGDSKTSSSGGGSSKSGDTIKIGANLELSGGTASFGQSAADGLKLAIDEINKEGINGKKLEIVKVDNKSDAAEATSGSIKLVSQDKVVAVVGSATSTNTLAQVQVAQDNKVPLLTPTATNPDITNKAGKLNDYVFRTCFIDPFQGTVAANFASDEIGAKTAAIYVDSASDYSKGLAAAFKEAFTAKGGKIVAEEAYVTKDTDFRSTLTRIKSAKPEFVFLPGYYEEVGLILKQAREDGIDLPFMGGDGWDSPKVVEIAGAEALKNTYITNHYSPEDEDAKIQDFVAAFEKEYDKTPDAFAALGYDTGYYLADAIKRSGDASPEKIRQALEDVKDLQLVSGTLNLDENHDPIKSATILEYVDGKQTFKTKINP; the protein is encoded by the coding sequence ATGAAGAAGAAAAAGCTAGCAGGAGTGTTTCTATCACTTTCATTGGTTGCAGGGGCGCTGGCAGGTTGTAGCGGCGACTCGAAAACTAGCAGTTCAGGCGGGGGTTCATCAAAATCTGGTGACACAATTAAAATTGGGGCCAACCTTGAATTGTCTGGAGGTACGGCATCATTCGGCCAATCGGCTGCAGATGGTCTGAAACTGGCCATCGATGAGATTAATAAAGAGGGCATCAACGGTAAAAAACTGGAAATCGTTAAGGTTGATAATAAATCAGATGCAGCAGAAGCTACAAGCGGTTCGATCAAGTTAGTCAGCCAGGACAAGGTTGTGGCTGTAGTCGGATCTGCGACAAGCACGAATACATTGGCACAGGTTCAAGTCGCACAGGATAATAAAGTTCCTCTACTCACACCAACTGCAACAAATCCCGACATTACCAACAAAGCTGGAAAATTAAATGATTATGTGTTCAGAACTTGCTTTATCGATCCATTCCAAGGTACGGTGGCAGCCAATTTCGCATCTGACGAAATAGGGGCAAAGACGGCTGCGATCTATGTGGATAGCGCAAGTGATTATTCTAAAGGACTGGCCGCAGCTTTTAAAGAAGCGTTCACTGCCAAGGGCGGTAAAATCGTGGCAGAAGAAGCTTATGTAACGAAAGATACTGATTTCCGCTCTACATTGACACGTATCAAATCCGCAAAACCGGAGTTCGTTTTCCTTCCTGGTTATTATGAAGAAGTCGGATTGATCTTAAAACAGGCACGTGAAGACGGCATAGACCTTCCATTCATGGGTGGGGACGGCTGGGATTCCCCGAAGGTCGTTGAAATTGCCGGAGCGGAAGCTTTAAAAAATACTTATATCACGAATCACTATTCCCCGGAAGATGAAGATGCTAAAATCCAGGATTTCGTTGCAGCCTTCGAAAAGGAATACGATAAAACACCGGATGCCTTTGCCGCACTTGGCTATGACACTGGGTACTACCTGGCCGATGCCATCAAGAGATCTGGAGATGCTTCTCCCGAAAAAATCAGACAAGCATTGGAAGATGTCAAAGATCTTCAATTAGTTTCCGGAACACTGAACCTTGATGAAAATCATGATCCGATCAAATCGGCGACCATCTTGGAATATGTAGATGGCAAACAAACGTTCAAGACAAAAATCAATCCATAA
- a CDS encoding tRNA threonylcarbamoyladenosine dehydratase, which yields MLHQFSRNELAIGKEGIDILKNTTVAVLGVGGVGSFSAEALARSGVGRIILVDKDDVDITNVNRQIHALLSTVGQPKAELMKNRIQDINPDCEVIALKMFYTEETFEEFFSYGLDYVIDASDTVIYKIHVMKECLKRNIKVISSMGAANKMDPTRFQIADISKTHTDPLAKVIRTRLRKEGITKGIPVVFSDESPIVIREDVRKEVGNDEAKIRKAQMPPSSNAFVPSVAGLIAASWVINDILKDIEVRRVND from the coding sequence ATGCTGCATCAGTTTTCACGAAATGAATTGGCAATTGGCAAGGAAGGAATCGATATTCTGAAAAACACGACCGTTGCTGTCCTGGGGGTAGGAGGCGTTGGTTCATTTTCAGCCGAAGCATTGGCACGTTCCGGGGTAGGCCGTATTATTCTTGTGGATAAAGACGATGTCGACATCACAAATGTAAACAGGCAGATCCATGCTCTATTATCTACAGTCGGTCAACCGAAAGCGGAATTGATGAAAAATCGCATTCAAGACATCAATCCCGACTGCGAAGTGATCGCACTTAAAATGTTCTATACAGAAGAGACGTTTGAAGAATTCTTCAGTTATGGCCTGGACTATGTCATAGATGCATCGGATACGGTCATTTATAAGATCCATGTGATGAAGGAATGCCTGAAACGGAATATTAAGGTGATTTCAAGCATGGGGGCCGCTAATAAGATGGACCCGACGCGTTTTCAAATTGCCGATATCTCCAAAACGCATACCGATCCGCTTGCCAAGGTCATTCGTACTAGATTGCGTAAAGAGGGCATAACAAAGGGAATTCCCGTTGTTTTCTCCGACGAGAGCCCTATTGTCATTCGTGAGGATGTCCGAAAAGAAGTCGGTAATGATGAGGCAAAAATCCGTAAAGCCCAAATGCCTCCGTCTTCGAATGCTTTCGTTCCATCCGTTGCGGGTTTAATTGCAGCAAGCTGGGTGATCAATGATATATTGAAAGACATTGAAGTTCGCCGTGTAAACGATTGA
- a CDS encoding branched-chain amino acid ABC transporter permease — translation MTTLKNSKGFWLSIVLALIFFGIMQYTISNGILNPFYINTLMFIGINIMLATSLHLIIGITGQFSIGHAGFLAVGAYASAVMTMKLELPFIIAILAGGVIAAVAGMVIGIPSLRLKGDYLAIATLGFGEIVRIVLLNIDYVGGASGMQVSHLTTWPWVFACVMITVLVIRNFTNSTHGRACISVREDETAADAMGINTTYYKVAAFVIGAFFAGIAGSLYAHNFYIIQPSNFGFLKSFDILIFVVLGGLGSLSGSVLAAILLTIVTTFLQDYPETRMIIYSLVLILMMIFRPQGLMGTREITSLFKHKKTKGGKKDGSHNTVA, via the coding sequence ATGACTACTTTAAAGAATTCAAAGGGTTTTTGGCTCTCGATCGTGCTCGCACTTATTTTTTTCGGAATCATGCAGTACACCATTTCAAACGGTATCCTTAATCCATTTTATATCAACACGCTTATGTTCATCGGCATCAATATCATGCTGGCGACGAGCCTTCATTTAATCATTGGTATAACCGGGCAGTTCTCGATCGGACATGCAGGTTTTTTAGCGGTTGGGGCCTATGCTTCCGCAGTCATGACAATGAAGCTGGAACTTCCTTTCATCATAGCTATATTGGCTGGGGGCGTCATCGCCGCTGTTGCGGGTATGGTGATCGGAATACCCAGCTTGCGTCTGAAGGGGGATTACTTGGCGATAGCTACCCTTGGATTTGGGGAAATTGTCCGGATCGTCCTTTTGAATATTGACTATGTAGGCGGGGCAAGCGGGATGCAGGTATCCCACCTGACCACTTGGCCATGGGTTTTTGCCTGTGTCATGATCACCGTCTTAGTCATCAGGAATTTCACCAATTCGACTCACGGGCGTGCATGCATATCCGTAAGGGAAGATGAAACGGCAGCTGATGCGATGGGAATCAATACGACCTATTATAAAGTGGCGGCTTTCGTCATCGGAGCTTTTTTTGCCGGAATTGCCGGATCGCTTTATGCCCATAATTTTTATATTATCCAGCCATCGAATTTCGGTTTCCTGAAATCCTTCGATATACTGATTTTCGTCGTACTTGGCGGTCTTGGAAGTCTTTCAGGCTCGGTTTTGGCCGCAATTCTACTGACGATCGTGACGACATTCCTTCAGGATTATCCGGAAACGAGGATGATCATCTACAGTCTTGTCCTGATCCTGATGATGATTTTCCGCCCGCAGGGTTTAATGGGAACAAGAGAAATCACATCATTGTTCAAACATAAAAAAACGAAAGGGGGCAAAAAGGATGGAAGCCACAATACCGTTGCTTAA
- a CDS encoding M20 family metallopeptidase — protein MRALKDLLYAKRMEMLQLVERLVNIDSGSHTKKGIDEIGSILKTKFESLDFIVNTVEHQNYGNQLVIQHRDAQQPHILLVAHMDTVFSEGTAQKRPFKVKGSRAYGPGVADMKSSLVELFYAILCLKQTGQTGYKHIQIILNSDEEIGSPSSASLISEKAANKKFALILEPARTDGSLVTARRGCGQFKVDIVGVAAHSGIEPEKGRSAIEELAHKIIALHQLNDQQKGISVNVGMIEGGSAVNMIASHAAAFVDVRISEKRQEGIILKQLKNICAETYISGTITTLSGKMDRSPMEKNEKTNLLLETIRQAGKEIGIEITDTATGGGSDASISSDLGIATVDGLGPIGGNAHSEEEYMEIPSLTERTLLLATVIQKLSKMT, from the coding sequence GTGAGGGCTTTGAAAGATTTATTGTATGCAAAGAGGATGGAAATGCTTCAATTAGTGGAGCGGCTAGTGAATATAGATAGTGGTTCTCATACGAAAAAGGGTATTGATGAAATTGGTTCGATTTTAAAAACTAAATTTGAAAGTCTGGATTTTATTGTGAATACCGTTGAGCATCAGAATTATGGCAATCAGCTGGTCATCCAGCATCGTGATGCGCAACAACCGCATATTCTGCTCGTCGCCCATATGGATACGGTTTTTTCGGAAGGCACAGCGCAAAAACGTCCTTTTAAAGTGAAAGGAAGTCGGGCATACGGTCCTGGTGTAGCGGATATGAAGTCCAGTTTGGTTGAGCTTTTTTATGCGATCCTTTGCTTGAAACAGACGGGGCAGACAGGCTATAAGCATATCCAAATCATTCTTAATAGTGATGAGGAGATCGGATCTCCGTCGTCCGCTTCACTCATATCGGAAAAAGCGGCTAATAAGAAGTTCGCGTTAATTCTTGAACCGGCTAGGACGGACGGTTCGCTTGTCACGGCAAGAAGGGGCTGCGGTCAGTTTAAAGTGGATATCGTCGGGGTGGCCGCCCATTCAGGAATCGAACCGGAAAAGGGACGAAGTGCAATTGAAGAATTGGCCCATAAGATCATCGCCTTACACCAATTGAATGATCAACAGAAAGGAATCAGCGTCAATGTCGGCATGATTGAAGGAGGTTCCGCTGTCAATATGATCGCTTCCCATGCGGCTGCTTTTGTGGATGTGCGGATTTCGGAAAAAAGGCAGGAAGGCATCATCCTCAAGCAACTGAAAAATATCTGTGCTGAAACCTATATTTCAGGAACGATAACGACATTAAGCGGGAAAATGGACCGGTCCCCCATGGAAAAAAATGAGAAAACGAACTTGCTTTTAGAGACAATCCGTCAGGCTGGGAAGGAAATTGGCATCGAAATCACGGATACTGCCACGGGTGGAGGTTCGGATGCTTCCATCTCTTCTGATTTGGGAATCGCGACAGTGGATGGACTCGGGCCAATTGGAGGCAATGCACATAGTGAAGAGGAGTATATGGAAATTCCAAGTCTGACGGAAAGAACCCTTCTATTGGCAACCGTCATTCAAAAATTATCAAAAATGACCTAG
- the aspS gene encoding aspartate--tRNA ligase: protein MFGRTYFNGEVTEAAIGEKVTLKGWVQKRRDLGGVIFIDLRDRSGVVQVVFNPDISADALATAEKIRNEYVLDIQGTVIKRDEANFNPNVTTGTVEVQAENVTILNEAKTPPFIIDERTDVSEDIRLKYRYLDLRRPAMFETLKMRNQTTKAIRDYLDGEGFLDIETPILTKSTPEGARDYLVPSRVHEGEFYALPQSPQIFKQLLMVSGFERYYQIARCFRDEDLRADRQPEFTQIDIETSFMSQEDIINTAENMMAKVMKEVKGLDVTLPFPRMTYNEAMSRYGSDKPDTRFGMELKDVSEIVKDSDFKVFTGAVANGGQVKAIVVKDGNADYSRKDIDGLAEFAAIYGAKGLAWLKVEEDGVKGPIAKFFAEDQEQLVSALEAEVGDLILFVADKKGIVADALGALRNKLGKERGLIDQSKFNFLWVTDWPLFEYDEEEGRYYAAHHPFTMPFREDMDKLESDPASVRAQAYDLVLNGYELGGGSLRIFERDVQEKMFKVLGFSEEEANVQFGFLMDAFEYGTPPHGGIALGLDRMVMLLAGRTNLRDTIAFPKTASASDLLVDAPSTVSDKQLAELNLRLAALKK from the coding sequence ATGTTTGGCAGAACATACTTCAATGGTGAAGTGACAGAAGCAGCTATTGGTGAAAAAGTAACATTAAAAGGATGGGTACAAAAACGCCGGGATTTGGGCGGGGTCATCTTTATCGACCTACGTGACAGAAGCGGAGTCGTCCAAGTCGTTTTCAACCCGGATATCTCGGCAGACGCGCTGGCCACAGCCGAAAAGATCCGTAATGAATACGTCCTTGATATCCAAGGAACAGTCATCAAACGTGATGAAGCCAACTTCAATCCGAACGTAACAACAGGGACCGTCGAAGTTCAAGCTGAAAACGTTACAATTTTAAACGAAGCAAAGACCCCTCCATTCATCATTGATGAAAGAACGGATGTATCAGAAGACATCCGCTTGAAATATCGTTATTTGGACCTGCGTCGTCCAGCGATGTTCGAAACGTTGAAAATGCGTAACCAAACAACAAAAGCGATCCGTGATTACTTGGACGGTGAAGGCTTCCTTGATATCGAAACACCTATCTTAACTAAAAGTACACCTGAAGGAGCACGTGATTATTTAGTGCCTAGCCGTGTACACGAAGGTGAGTTCTATGCACTTCCGCAGTCACCGCAAATCTTCAAGCAGCTATTGATGGTATCCGGTTTCGAACGTTATTATCAAATTGCCCGCTGTTTCCGTGATGAAGACTTACGTGCTGACAGACAGCCTGAATTCACGCAAATCGATATTGAAACAAGCTTCATGAGCCAAGAAGATATCATTAACACCGCTGAAAACATGATGGCTAAAGTGATGAAAGAAGTAAAAGGATTGGACGTAACACTGCCATTCCCTAGAATGACATACAATGAAGCAATGAGCCGTTACGGTTCCGACAAACCGGATACACGTTTCGGAATGGAGCTTAAAGATGTTTCCGAAATCGTCAAGGACAGTGATTTCAAAGTGTTCACCGGCGCTGTTGCAAACGGCGGACAAGTTAAGGCGATCGTCGTTAAGGACGGAAATGCGGATTATTCCCGTAAAGATATTGATGGATTGGCTGAATTTGCAGCGATTTACGGTGCAAAAGGCCTTGCATGGCTGAAAGTTGAAGAAGACGGAGTAAAAGGGCCGATCGCCAAATTCTTCGCAGAAGATCAAGAGCAATTAGTATCTGCATTGGAAGCTGAAGTGGGCGATTTAATCTTATTCGTCGCGGATAAGAAAGGCATAGTCGCTGATGCACTTGGAGCACTTCGCAACAAGCTTGGTAAAGAAAGAGGCTTGATCGATCAAAGCAAATTCAACTTCCTATGGGTGACGGACTGGCCATTATTTGAATATGACGAAGAAGAAGGACGCTACTATGCAGCACACCATCCATTCACAATGCCATTCCGTGAAGACATGGACAAACTGGAATCAGACCCAGCAAGCGTCCGTGCACAAGCATATGACCTTGTACTGAACGGCTACGAACTTGGCGGCGGATCACTGCGGATATTCGAACGCGACGTTCAGGAAAAAATGTTCAAAGTACTCGGATTCTCCGAAGAAGAAGCAAACGTACAATTCGGCTTCCTAATGGATGCATTCGAATACGGAACGCCTCCACACGGCGGGATCGCCCTTGGACTGGACCGCATGGTCATGCTGCTCGCAGGCCGCACGAACCTTCGCGACACCATCGCGTTCCCGAAAACAGCAAGCGCAAGCGACCTGCTCGTTGACGCACCGAGTACTGTAAGTGACAAGCAATTGGCCGAACTTAACCTAAGACTTGCTGCACTTAAAAAATAA
- a CDS encoding nuclease-related domain-containing protein, translating to MLKPCEMPMKMLKLEALSRRLSANHPKQERIRNDFQKIRTGYNGELSIGKELKNLPKEYCVFHDLRLSPDGSRYFQMDFLIFTRNYCIIIEVKNFAGTLYFDRTYPQLIRTKDGQEQAYLDPLIQVDVQKSRLNDWLTFHKFPSLPIETLIANANSNTIIRTTPGFTPIFKKITGKETLITKIHTLEEKYPSEQLTQRQSNRLSNTILHKNTPHNPDILELYQIDEQDLLKSVQCPECSAPHMQYHWGKWSCSQCYYAAKDAHIQTLRDFALLIKPNITNKQARLFLQIDSIDIMQRMLSALELPYSGQFKNRAYKLDGLIHE from the coding sequence ATGCTAAAACCGTGTGAAATGCCTATGAAAATGCTCAAACTGGAGGCATTAAGCAGGAGGCTATCAGCAAATCATCCAAAACAGGAAAGAATCAGGAACGATTTCCAAAAAATCCGTACAGGATATAACGGGGAGCTGAGTATCGGAAAAGAGCTGAAGAATCTTCCGAAAGAATATTGTGTATTTCATGATTTGAGATTAAGCCCCGATGGGAGCCGTTATTTTCAAATGGATTTCCTAATATTCACCCGGAATTACTGTATCATCATTGAAGTGAAAAATTTTGCCGGAACGCTCTATTTTGACCGCACCTATCCCCAATTGATTCGGACAAAAGATGGACAGGAACAGGCATATCTGGATCCGCTAATCCAGGTTGACGTGCAAAAATCCCGATTAAATGATTGGCTTACTTTTCACAAATTCCCCTCGCTGCCGATTGAAACGCTCATTGCCAATGCAAACTCGAATACCATCATCAGGACTACCCCAGGTTTTACCCCCATTTTCAAAAAAATCACGGGAAAAGAAACTCTGATTACCAAAATTCACACCCTTGAAGAAAAGTATCCTTCTGAGCAATTAACCCAAAGGCAGAGCAATAGACTTTCGAACACGATTCTGCATAAAAACACTCCGCATAATCCTGATATACTCGAATTGTATCAAATTGATGAGCAAGATCTGCTCAAAAGCGTTCAATGTCCTGAATGCTCTGCTCCCCATATGCAATATCACTGGGGCAAATGGTCATGCAGTCAATGTTATTACGCCGCGAAAGATGCCCACATTCAAACTCTTCGTGATTTTGCTCTCCTCATAAAACCCAATATAACAAATAAACAAGCACGGCTCTTTTTACAAATCGATTCAATTGATATCATGCAACGGATGCTATCTGCTTTGGAATTGCCTTATTCGGGGCAATTTAAAAATAGAGCTTATAAACTTGATGGATTAATTCACGAGTAA
- the hisS gene encoding histidine--tRNA ligase, whose translation MSIQIPRGTQDLLPGQTEIWQYIENTAREICQRYQYKEIRTPIFEHTELFLRGVGDTTDIVQKEMYSFQDRGERNLTLRPEGTASVVRSYIENKMFGWANQPVKLYYIGPMFRYERPQAGRFRQFVQFGIEALGSKDPGIDAEVLSLAMNLYKELGLKKLKLVINSLGDKESRTAHRNALIKHFEPRIGEFCGDCQNRLEKNPLRILDCKKDHDHELMNTAPSIIEYLNDESRIYFEKVKQHLTDLEIDFVEDPTLVRGLDYYNHTAFEIMSDAEGFGAITTLCGGGRYNGLAEELGGPETPGIGFALSIERLIAALQAENIELPIKKGIDCYLVSLGETAKDYTVKLAHQLRNAGFTVEKDYQDRKVKAQFKSADRLEARYVATLGDDELANNKINVKFMETGEQVQMELATFVEQFKKLQA comes from the coding sequence ATGTCTATTCAGATTCCTAGAGGTACCCAGGATTTATTGCCTGGCCAAACGGAAATTTGGCAGTATATCGAGAACACAGCGCGTGAGATTTGTCAACGTTACCAATATAAAGAAATCCGCACACCGATTTTTGAGCATACGGAATTATTTTTACGTGGTGTAGGGGATACAACCGATATCGTACAAAAAGAAATGTATTCATTTCAAGATCGCGGTGAAAGGAACTTGACCCTTCGTCCGGAAGGCACCGCATCGGTTGTACGGTCATATATCGAGAACAAAATGTTCGGGTGGGCCAATCAACCGGTCAAGCTTTATTATATCGGGCCGATGTTCCGTTACGAACGTCCGCAAGCAGGCCGGTTCCGCCAGTTCGTTCAATTCGGCATCGAAGCTTTAGGAAGTAAGGATCCCGGAATCGATGCAGAGGTTCTGTCACTTGCGATGAACCTTTACAAGGAACTTGGTTTGAAAAAGCTGAAACTTGTGATCAACAGCCTTGGTGATAAGGAAAGCCGGACAGCGCATCGCAATGCGTTAATTAAACATTTCGAACCTCGCATCGGCGAGTTTTGCGGCGATTGTCAAAACCGTCTCGAAAAAAATCCTTTGCGTATCCTGGATTGTAAAAAGGATCACGATCACGAATTGATGAACACGGCTCCTTCCATCATTGAATATTTAAATGATGAATCCCGTATTTATTTCGAAAAGGTGAAACAGCACTTAACCGATTTGGAAATCGACTTCGTTGAAGATCCGACCCTAGTGCGGGGCTTGGATTACTATAATCATACCGCATTTGAAATCATGAGTGATGCAGAAGGCTTTGGCGCCATCACTACCCTTTGCGGAGGCGGCCGTTATAACGGGCTAGCTGAAGAACTTGGCGGACCGGAAACACCCGGAATCGGCTTTGCACTTAGCATTGAACGCCTGATTGCTGCCCTCCAAGCAGAAAACATCGAGCTTCCGATCAAAAAGGGAATTGACTGCTATCTTGTTTCATTAGGTGAAACAGCCAAGGATTATACCGTCAAACTTGCCCATCAATTGCGGAATGCCGGTTTTACCGTCGAAAAAGACTATCAAGACCGTAAAGTGAAAGCACAATTCAAATCAGCCGACCGCCTCGAAGCAAGATATGTGGCGACACTCGGGGATGATGAATTGGCAAATAATAAAATCAATGTGAAGTTCATGGAAACCGGTGAACAAGTCCAAATGGAACTTGCTACATTCGTTGAACAATTCAAAAAGCTACAGGCTTAA